Within bacterium, the genomic segment GCTCAGGGCCGGAGTGTTGAGGGGCACGTAAGGATTGCCAATCGCCGTGACCGGATTCGGCAGATTGTCGCGGCTGCGGGTCGTGATCGGGGGCAGGCCCCAGTTTCGCTCGATAAACTTCACGATGGAGGCGTGGTCTCCGTAGAGATGTGAGACCCGTCCCCCCTTGGTGAAGGGCGAGACGACGATCAGGGGGATACGCGGACCATCGCCAAAGTAATCCAGCGGCTCGAAGTAGCCAACGTCGTAGAGCCCGCCGCCTTCGTCAAAGGTCACGAAAACGGTCGTCTCTTTCCACAGATCAAGATTGGCCTGCAGTTCGGTGATGATCTTCTTCACGAAGCCCTCAAACAGGTCCAGTTTGGAGGACGCGGGATGGCCGTCCACCAATCCGTCCGGTTTCACGTAGGCGACGGCCGGCAGGGTGCCGTTCTGAATATCCTGGTGCAGGTTGGTCGTGTCTTTGATATGAGCCTTTCGAATATTGGGGTCGGACATGACGTCCTTCGCGTATTGGAAGGGGTTGCATATGGGGCAGTAGGCGTTGGGTTGGTTCGCTACGGCGAGATCCCAGTGTCCGCCGTAATACACCCACGAGATGCTCTGCCCGGACAGCACGTCGCCAATGTGGCGCACTGTGCTGGGCGGCACGGTCTTGACGTTGGCGCTCAAGGTGCCGTCTGCATTGTACTGAGGACTCTGGTTATTCAACGGGTAGAACCGCCCCTTTTGGCAATCTGGATCGATCGGTCGCGGCAACGATTTCAAGTAGGCCACGATCGGTCCCACGCCGGGGTTGGCCGTATCGGAGCAATTGCTGTACACTGCGCCGCCGCCGTCATTGGTGTAGTAGTTATTGGTCCCCGGCTGCGGGTTGGGGTCCTCGACCTGAGTGATTGGCGGCGCCATAGGGTGCCCGTTTCCATCGCTGTACCAGGGGAGATCGGCATAGCCCAGAATGAGGTGCTGCACCATCGTGCCACCCCAGACCGGTTGATGGTAGTTATCGCTCAGCGTATAGCGGTCGGCGAGAAACTTCAGGTACGGCGCATCACCCTGTTGCACGTTGTAAAAGGACATGGCGTTTGAGCCCTCTCCGGTCTGTGGGACGAATCCCGGCGGCACGAGCCTGCCGCCGTTGCCCGCCCCGATCGTGACTTCCACATAGGGCAGGAGGTCTGCCAGGCATCCATTGGGCCACTGATGCGAGATGTACTTCCGGTTGCAATCGAACTGCTGCCACATCTGGTAGAACCGGTGCGCCATGTCGCCCGTGTAGGTATCGTACTTGAGTGACGGCCCGGTTAGCTGGAACACTCCGTTGGGCAGGTTGGTGACATTCGCGATGCGGGTATCAACCGCGTTGTTTGGCAGGCCGGTGGCACCGGTCAGCAGGAACGGATAATAGGTGGCGAACAGATCGGTTTCAGCGGTCTGTGCGGCGGCGAGGGTGGCAAACGGCCCCGGCGGCGGCGGGCCATTCGGACCGGGGGTATCACTCGCGT encodes:
- a CDS encoding alkaline phosphatase family protein, translating into MVLPVLAAAPIAAFPQAPKNVTTKTPVKHVIVIIGENRTFDSVYATYKPRPGQSVFNLLSNAVITDSGTPGENFSLSAQYTTTITGKYIISPPNKELYKTLPPPMTSYAPTNASDTPGPNGPPPPGPFATLAAAQTAETDLFATYYPFLLTGATGLPNNAVDTRIANVTNLPNGVFQLTGPSLKYDTYTGDMAHRFYQMWQQFDCNRKYISHQWPNGCLADLLPYVEVTIGAGNGGRLVPPGFVPQTGEGSNAMSFYNVQQGDAPYLKFLADRYTLSDNYHQPVWGGTMVQHLILGYADLPWYSDGNGHPMAPPITQVEDPNPQPGTNNYYTNDGGGAVYSNCSDTANPGVGPIVAYLKSLPRPIDPDCQKGRFYPLNNQSPQYNADGTLSANVKTVPPSTVRHIGDVLSGQSISWVYYGGHWDLAVANQPNAYCPICNPFQYAKDVMSDPNIRKAHIKDTTNLHQDIQNGTLPAVAYVKPDGLVDGHPASSKLDLFEGFVKKIITELQANLDLWKETTVFVTFDEGGGLYDVGYFEPLDYFGDGPRIPLIVVSPFTKGGRVSHLYGDHASIVKFIERNWGLPPITTRSRDNLPNPVTAIGNPYVPLNTPALSDLFGLFDFAHPDFSADN